Proteins from a single region of Mumia flava:
- a CDS encoding BMP family lipoprotein, whose translation MGKLTAFAAVAVLAVAGCGSDDSSSDGGSDSGSESSNALDCTAAEGDGPAVGVAYDVGGQGDKSFNDAAAAGVAQAVDELGATCTEAEAQDGEPESAREDRLRQLADAGNSPILAVGFLYSEAVNAVAPDYPEINFAVVDGFDPDDEPNDNVAYLGFAEEQGSFLVGAAAALKTEADHIGFVGGVNTDLIKKFEAGYVAGATEVNPDITVDVTYIEESNTTGFNDPAGGQAAATGMYDQGADIIYHASGGSGAGVFEAAVQAGEGMWAIGVDSDQYQTASPDEQEHILTSMLKRVDVAAFDAIEAVSNDEPLVSYQVYDLAADGVGYSTSGGYVDDISGDLDDYAQQIVDGEIEVPTAP comes from the coding sequence ATGGGCAAGCTGACCGCGTTCGCCGCGGTCGCCGTCCTGGCGGTGGCCGGGTGCGGTAGCGATGACAGCAGCAGCGATGGTGGCAGCGACAGCGGCAGCGAGAGCAGCAACGCGCTCGACTGCACGGCTGCCGAAGGCGACGGCCCCGCTGTCGGCGTCGCGTACGACGTCGGCGGCCAGGGCGACAAGTCGTTCAACGACGCCGCCGCCGCGGGTGTCGCCCAGGCGGTCGACGAGCTGGGTGCGACCTGCACCGAGGCCGAGGCGCAGGACGGCGAGCCGGAGTCGGCCCGCGAGGACCGCCTCCGTCAGCTGGCCGATGCCGGCAACAGCCCGATCCTGGCGGTGGGCTTCCTCTACAGCGAGGCGGTCAACGCGGTCGCTCCGGACTACCCGGAGATCAACTTCGCGGTCGTCGACGGATTCGACCCAGACGACGAGCCGAACGACAACGTCGCCTACCTCGGCTTCGCCGAGGAGCAGGGCTCCTTCCTGGTCGGCGCGGCCGCGGCACTCAAGACCGAGGCCGACCACATCGGCTTCGTGGGTGGCGTCAACACCGACCTGATCAAGAAGTTCGAGGCGGGCTACGTCGCGGGCGCGACCGAGGTCAACCCCGACATCACCGTCGACGTGACCTACATCGAGGAGTCCAACACGACGGGCTTCAACGACCCGGCCGGCGGCCAGGCCGCCGCGACCGGCATGTACGACCAGGGCGCCGACATCATCTACCACGCTTCGGGTGGTTCGGGCGCCGGCGTCTTCGAGGCCGCGGTCCAGGCAGGCGAGGGCATGTGGGCGATCGGTGTCGACTCCGACCAGTACCAGACGGCCTCGCCGGACGAGCAGGAGCACATCCTCACCTCCATGCTCAAGCGGGTCGACGTGGCCGCGTTCGACGCGATCGAGGCCGTCTCCAACGACGAGCCGCTGGTGAGCTACCAGGTCTACGACCTGGCGGCCGACGGCGTCGGCTACTCCACCTCCGGTGGGTACGTCGACGACATCTCCGGCGACCTCGACGACTACGCCCAGCAGATCGTGGACGGCGAGATCGAGGTTCCGACGGCTCCGTGA
- a CDS encoding ABC transporter ATP-binding protein — MTAAVELAGITKTFPGVVANHDVDLTIDVGTVHALVGENGAGKSTLMKILYGVQKPDSGTIRINGETVGFSSPSDAIARGIGMVFQHFMLADNLTVLENVVLGAEKLHGTGAAARSEVQAISDRYGFGLDPDLLVEDLGVAARQRLEIVKVLYRGAKIIILDEPTAVLVPQEVDALFENLRGLKEQGHTLLFISHKLDEVLAVADAITVMRRGTTVGDAEPGSVTKHQLAELMVGSELPEPQHGDSTVTDQVQLAVRDLTYVDSFGRTVLDSVTFDIHRGEILGVAGVEGNGQTELVEALMAIRPSTGEIELGGRAVTGWPTRRRRAAGIGYIPEDRHRHGLLLDSPLWENRILGHAYEQVAVRKGWINRGGARTDAERIVTEYDVRTPGIDTTARALSGGNQQKFIVGRELSGQPGLLIASHPTRGVDVGAQAAIWEQMNEARRAGLAVLLISADLDELIGLSDRIQVMLRGRLVAEFDPRDVTPQDLGAAMTGAKESA; from the coding sequence ATGACCGCAGCGGTCGAGCTGGCCGGGATCACGAAGACGTTTCCGGGCGTCGTAGCGAACCACGACGTGGACCTGACGATCGACGTCGGGACGGTGCACGCGCTGGTCGGTGAGAACGGCGCCGGCAAGTCGACGCTGATGAAGATCCTGTACGGCGTCCAGAAGCCCGACTCAGGGACGATCCGGATCAACGGCGAGACGGTCGGCTTCAGCAGTCCGAGCGACGCGATCGCACGCGGGATCGGCATGGTCTTCCAGCACTTCATGCTGGCGGACAACCTCACCGTCCTGGAGAACGTCGTCCTCGGCGCCGAGAAGCTCCACGGCACCGGCGCCGCCGCGCGCTCGGAGGTGCAGGCGATCTCCGACCGGTACGGCTTCGGTCTGGATCCCGACCTCCTCGTCGAGGACCTCGGTGTCGCCGCCCGTCAGCGGCTCGAGATCGTCAAGGTGCTCTACCGCGGCGCGAAGATCATCATCCTCGACGAGCCGACCGCCGTGCTGGTCCCGCAGGAGGTCGACGCGCTCTTCGAGAACCTCCGCGGGCTCAAGGAGCAGGGCCACACGCTGCTCTTCATCTCGCACAAGCTCGACGAGGTGCTCGCCGTCGCGGACGCCATCACGGTGATGCGACGGGGCACGACGGTCGGCGACGCCGAGCCGGGGTCGGTGACGAAGCACCAGCTGGCCGAGCTCATGGTCGGCTCCGAGCTGCCCGAGCCGCAGCACGGCGACTCGACGGTGACGGATCAGGTCCAGCTCGCCGTGCGCGACCTCACGTACGTCGACAGCTTCGGGCGCACGGTGCTCGACTCGGTCACCTTCGACATCCACCGGGGCGAGATCCTCGGCGTCGCCGGTGTCGAGGGCAACGGCCAGACCGAGCTGGTCGAGGCCCTGATGGCGATCCGGCCGAGCACGGGCGAGATCGAGCTGGGTGGGCGAGCCGTCACCGGGTGGCCCACCCGCCGGCGTCGCGCCGCCGGGATCGGCTACATCCCCGAGGACCGGCACCGGCACGGACTGCTGCTCGACTCGCCGCTGTGGGAGAACCGCATCCTCGGCCACGCCTACGAGCAGGTGGCGGTCCGCAAGGGCTGGATCAACCGCGGCGGTGCGCGCACCGACGCCGAGCGGATCGTCACCGAGTACGACGTCCGCACCCCCGGGATCGACACGACCGCTCGCGCGCTCTCGGGCGGCAACCAGCAGAAGTTCATCGTCGGTCGCGAGCTGTCCGGGCAGCCGGGCCTCCTGATCGCCTCGCACCCGACGCGCGGTGTCGACGTCGGAGCCCAGGCCGCGATCTGGGAGCAGATGAACGAGGCGCGGCGCGCCGGACTCGCGGTGCTCCTGATCTCGGCGGACCTCGACGAGCTGATCGGTCTGTCCGACCGGATCCAGGTGATGCTCCGAGGCAGACTGGTCGCCGAGTTCGACCCACGTGACGTGACGCCGCAGGACCTCGGCGCGGCGATGACCGGAGCGAAGGAGAG